The following proteins are co-located in the Castanea sativa cultivar Marrone di Chiusa Pesio chromosome 8, ASM4071231v1 genome:
- the LOC142607456 gene encoding helicase-like transcription factor CHR28 isoform X1, with protein sequence MPVMDYIDISSSDDDLESWETGGRGSADPRVLPQWASTRGPNSSSYSVQSQKVASPKRAYASNGSSSNVDTYLVPGSSDNNRVPNQHIAEVDGSEYSTVNGNASDSWTVNSRIANLSGADYEKISSQQALKRTLPPSLLPSALSARLNNFVENVGSSQVRDAYGNSYHSAGPSVSNSKGHLRDQFSRGKNEEVMMYENSGSRILPPSLMHGKAISSNQFASTSDPLYRSMVGEDRNAGNDERLIYQAALEDLNQPKVEATLPDGLLSVSLLRHQKIALAWMLQKETRSLHCLGGILADDQGLGKTVSMIALIQMQRSLQSKSKSDDLCHKTEALNLDEDDDNGSGGVDKAKEAVNLDDDDDNGVDKVKKSEESDDLKVSSSTRAFRRQRPAAGTLVVCPASVLRQWARELDEKVADEAKLSVLIYHGGNRTKDPVELAKYDVVLTTYAIVTNEVPKQPLVDDEDADEKNGELYGLSSEFSNNKKRKKASNVSKRGKKGRKGIDSSSMDYNSGALARVGWFRVILDEAQTIKNHRTQVARACCSLRAKRRWCLSGTPIQNAIDDLYSYFRFLKYDPYAVYKSFYNTIKVPISRNSLHGYKKLQAVLRAIMLRRTKGTLLDGEPIIKLPPKTIRLSKVDFSTEERAFYTNLEADSRSRFKAYAAAGTVNQNYANILLMLLRLRQACDHPFLVKDYNSDSVGKVSVEMAKRLPRDMLINLLNCLETSFAICRVCNDPPEDPVVTMCGHVFCYQCVSEYLTGDDNMCPAHACKEQLGSDVVFSKATLSSCLSADVDGSSMNSQFTENSMILQNEYSSSKIRAVLEILETNCKMHTSMECNGSSLSSEKEYAENCSGFSATKHTIVYSETPVEGPIKTIIFSQWTSMLDLVETSLNDSCIQYRRLDGTMTLSARDRAVKDFNADPEVIVMLMSLKAGNLGLNMVAACHVILLDLWWNPTTEDQAVDRAHRIGQTRPVTVTRITIKDTVEDRILALQEEKRKMVASAFGEDQGGGTATRLTVEDLKYLFMV encoded by the exons ATGCCCGTGATGGATTATATAGATATCAGTTCATCTGATGAtgatttggagagttgggaAACAGGCGGTAGGGGATCTGCCGATCCAAGGGTTCTTCCTCAATGGGCTTCTACACGTGGTCCAAATTCAAGCA GTTACAGTGTACAGTCTCAAAAGGTTGCTTCTCCTAAAAGAGCATATGCTTCAAATGGAAGCTCTTCAAATGTTGATACTTATTTAGTACCTGGTTCTAGTGACAATAATAGGGTCCCAAATCAGCATATTGCTGAAGTGGATGGTTCTGAGTATTCTACAGTTAATGGGAATGCGAGTGATTCTTGGACCGTTAATTCCCGAATTGCTAACCTTTCTGGTGCTGATTATGAGAAAATTTCATCTCAACAGGCTCTGAAGAGGACCCTTCCACCATCTCTCCTGCCATCTGCACTCAGTGCTAGATTAAACAATTTTGTAGAGAATGTGGGCAGCAGTCAAGTTCGTGATGCTTACGGAAACTCTTACCATTCAGCAGGGCCTAGTGTATCCAACAGCAAGGGCCATCTTCGCGACCAGTTTAGCAGGGGCAAGAATGAAGAAGTTATGATGTATGAAAACAGTGGGAGTAGGATTCTACCTCCATCTCTCATGCATGGAAAAGCTATTTCCTCCAACCAGTTTGCTAGTACAAGCGATCCCTTATACCGTTCCATGGTAGGTGAAGACAGGAATGCTGGAAATGATGAGAGACTGATTTATCAAGCAGCATTGGAG GATCTGAATCAGCCTAAAGTTGAAGCTACTTTACCTGACGGTCTTTTGTCTGTTTCTCTTCTAAGACATCAG AAAATTGCATTGGCATGGATGCTTCAAAAGGAAACTAGAAGTTTGCATTGTTTAGGTGGAATATTAGCTGATGATCAG GGCCTTGGTAAGACTGTTTCAATGATTGCCCTTATACAAATGCAAAGGTCTTTGCagtcaaaatcaaaatcagatGATCTATGTCACAAAACTGAGGCACTGAATCTggatgaagatgatgataatGGCAGTGGTGGTGTGGACAAAGCCAAGGAAGCAGTGAATCTggacgatgatgatgataatggcGTGGATAAAGTCAAGAAGTCTGAAGAATCTGATGATCTAAAAGTGAGTAGTTCTACACGGGCATTTAGGAGGCAGAGGCCAGCAGCTGGTACATTAGTTGTGTGCCCAGCGAGTGTTCTTCGACAGTGGGCCAGGGAGCTGGATGAAAAAGTTGCAGATGAAGCTAAGCTTTCTGTCCTAATTTATCATGGAGGTAATAGGACGAAGGATCCTGTTGAACTGGCAAAATATGATGTGGTTCTCACTACATATGCTATTGTAACTAATGAAGTTCCAAAACAGCCTTTAGTTGATGATGAAGATGCTGATGAAAAAAATGGGGAATTGTATGGGTTATCCTCTGAATTTTCTAAcaataaaaagaggaaaaaggcATCTAATGTTAGTAAGAGGGGAAAAAAGGGTAGAAAAGGAATTGATAGTTCTTCAATGGATTATAATAGTGGTGCACTAGCAAGAGTAGGTTGGTTTAGGGTGATACTAGATGAAGctcaaacaataaaaaatcaccGAACTCAAGTGGCTAGAGCGTGCTGCAGCCTTCGAGCCAAAAGAAGATGGTGCTTATCTGGAACACCTATTCAAAATGCAATTGATGACTTGTACAGTTACTTCAGGTTCCTAAAGTATGATCCATATGCTGTATacaaatcattttataatacaataAAGGTGCCGATATCCAGAAATTCATTACATGGCTACAAGAAGCTTCAAGCAGTTTTGAGGGCTATAATGCTGCGCCGTACAAAAG GAACATTGCTTGATGGGGAGCCTATAATTAAGTTACCACCAAAAACGATACGCTTGTCTAAGGTGGACTTCTCAACTGAGGAGCGGGCCTTCTATACCAATCTAGAAGCAGATTCACGATCTCGATTCAAG GCATATGCTGCTGCTGGGACAGTGAATCAGAATTATGCAAATATTCTATTGATGCTTTTGCGCCTCCGTCAGGCTTGTGACCACCCATTCCTTGTCAAAGATTATAATTCTGACTCTGTTGGAAAAGTTTCTGTTGAAATGGCTAAGAGACTACCTAGGGATATGCTGATCAATTTATTGAATTGCTTGGAAACTTCCTTCGCCATCTGTCGTGTATGCAAT GATCCACCTGAGGACCCTGTTGTTACCATGTGTGGCCATGTTTTCTGCTATCAGTGTGTATCAGAATATTTGACGGGTGATGACAATATGTGTCCTGCACATGCATGTAAAGAACAACTTGGTTCTGATGTTGTTTTTTCCAAAGCTACTTTGAGTAGTTGTCTTTCTGCGGATGTTGATGGTAGTTCCATGAATTCTCAGTTCACAGAGAATTCAATGATTCTGCAGAATGAGTACAGTTCATCTAAAATCAGAGCTGTTCTTGAGATTCTGGAGACAAATTGTAAAATGCATACTTCCATGGAATGCAATGGAAGTTCTTTGTCTTCTGAAAAGGAATATGCAGAGAATTGCTCAGGTTTTAGCGCTACAAAGCACACAATAGTTTATTCAGAGACACCAGTTGAAGGGccaataaaaacaattattttctCCCAATGGACTAGCATGTTGGACTTGGTCGAGACGTCATTGAATGATTCTTGTATACAATACAGGAGGCTTGATGGCACAATGACTCTGAGTGCGAGGGACAGGGCTGTTAAAGATTTTAATGCCGATCCTGAG GTAATTGTCATGCTGATGTCTTTAAAAGCAGGAAACCTTGGGTTAAACATGGTTGCTGCATGCCATGTTATTCTTTTGGATCTTTGGTGGAATCCAACCACTGAAGACCAGGCGGTTGATCGAGCACATAGGATTGGGCAGACTCGTCCAGTTACTGTAACACGAATCACTATCAAGGACACAGTGGAAGACAGGATATTAGCACTccag gaagagaagagaaaaatggttGCATCTGCTTTTGGTGAAGACCAAGGTGGGGGAACTGCGACTCGCTTGACAGTGGAAGATCTTAAATATCTTTTTATGGTCTAA
- the LOC142607456 gene encoding helicase-like transcription factor CHR28 isoform X2 — protein MPVMDYIDISSSDDDLESWETGGRGSADPRVLPQWASTRGPNSSSTSYSVQSQKVASPKRAYASNGSSSNVDTYLVPGSSDNNRVPNQHIAEVDGSEYSTVNGNASDSWTVNSRIANLSGADYEKISSQQALKRTLPPSLLPSALSARLNNFVENVGSSQVRDAYGNSYHSAGPSVSNSKGHLRDQFSRGKNEEVMMYENSGSRILPPSLMHGKAISSNQFASTSDPLYRSMVGEDRNAGNDERLIYQAALEDLNQPKVEATLPDGLLSVSLLRHQKIALAWMLQKETRSLHCLGGILADDQGLGKTVSMIALIQMQRSLQSKSKSDDLCHKTEALNLDEDDDNGSGGVDKAKEAVNLDDDDDNGVDKVKKSEESDDLKVSSSTRAFRRQRPAAGTLVVCPASVLRQWARELDEKVADEAKLSVLIYHGGNRTKDPVELAKYDVVLTTYAIVTNEVPKQPLVDDEDADEKNGELYGLSSEFSNNKKRKKASNVSKRGKKGRKGIDSSSMDYNSGALARVGWFRVILDEAQTIKNHRTQVARACCSLRAKRRWCLSGTPIQNAIDDLYSYFRFLKYDPYAVYKSFYNTIKVPISRNSLHGYKKLQAVLRAIMLRRTKGTLLDGEPIIKLPPKTIRLSKVDFSTEERAFYTNLEADSRSRFKAYAAAGTVNQNYANILLMLLRLRQACDHPFLVKDYNSDSVGKVSVEMAKRLPRDMLINLLNCLETSFAICRVCNDPPEDPVVTMCGHVFCYQCVSEYLTGDDNMCPAHACKEQLGSDVVFSKATLSSCLSADVDGSSMNSQFTENSMILQNEYSSSKIRAVLEILETNCKMHTSMECNGSSLSSEKEYAENCSGFSATKHTIVYSETPVEGPIKTIIFSQWTSMLDLVETSLNDSCIQYRRLDGTMTLSARDRAVKDFNADPEVIVMLMSLKAGNLGLNMVAACHVILLDLWWNPTTEDQAVDRAHRIGQTRPVTVTRITIKDTVEDRILALQEEKRKMVASAFGEDQGGGTATRLTVEDLKYLFMV, from the exons ATGCCCGTGATGGATTATATAGATATCAGTTCATCTGATGAtgatttggagagttgggaAACAGGCGGTAGGGGATCTGCCGATCCAAGGGTTCTTCCTCAATGGGCTTCTACACGTGGTCCAAATTCAAGCAGTACAA GTTACAGTGTACAGTCTCAAAAGGTTGCTTCTCCTAAAAGAGCATATGCTTCAAATGGAAGCTCTTCAAATGTTGATACTTATTTAGTACCTGGTTCTAGTGACAATAATAGGGTCCCAAATCAGCATATTGCTGAAGTGGATGGTTCTGAGTATTCTACAGTTAATGGGAATGCGAGTGATTCTTGGACCGTTAATTCCCGAATTGCTAACCTTTCTGGTGCTGATTATGAGAAAATTTCATCTCAACAGGCTCTGAAGAGGACCCTTCCACCATCTCTCCTGCCATCTGCACTCAGTGCTAGATTAAACAATTTTGTAGAGAATGTGGGCAGCAGTCAAGTTCGTGATGCTTACGGAAACTCTTACCATTCAGCAGGGCCTAGTGTATCCAACAGCAAGGGCCATCTTCGCGACCAGTTTAGCAGGGGCAAGAATGAAGAAGTTATGATGTATGAAAACAGTGGGAGTAGGATTCTACCTCCATCTCTCATGCATGGAAAAGCTATTTCCTCCAACCAGTTTGCTAGTACAAGCGATCCCTTATACCGTTCCATGGTAGGTGAAGACAGGAATGCTGGAAATGATGAGAGACTGATTTATCAAGCAGCATTGGAG GATCTGAATCAGCCTAAAGTTGAAGCTACTTTACCTGACGGTCTTTTGTCTGTTTCTCTTCTAAGACATCAG AAAATTGCATTGGCATGGATGCTTCAAAAGGAAACTAGAAGTTTGCATTGTTTAGGTGGAATATTAGCTGATGATCAG GGCCTTGGTAAGACTGTTTCAATGATTGCCCTTATACAAATGCAAAGGTCTTTGCagtcaaaatcaaaatcagatGATCTATGTCACAAAACTGAGGCACTGAATCTggatgaagatgatgataatGGCAGTGGTGGTGTGGACAAAGCCAAGGAAGCAGTGAATCTggacgatgatgatgataatggcGTGGATAAAGTCAAGAAGTCTGAAGAATCTGATGATCTAAAAGTGAGTAGTTCTACACGGGCATTTAGGAGGCAGAGGCCAGCAGCTGGTACATTAGTTGTGTGCCCAGCGAGTGTTCTTCGACAGTGGGCCAGGGAGCTGGATGAAAAAGTTGCAGATGAAGCTAAGCTTTCTGTCCTAATTTATCATGGAGGTAATAGGACGAAGGATCCTGTTGAACTGGCAAAATATGATGTGGTTCTCACTACATATGCTATTGTAACTAATGAAGTTCCAAAACAGCCTTTAGTTGATGATGAAGATGCTGATGAAAAAAATGGGGAATTGTATGGGTTATCCTCTGAATTTTCTAAcaataaaaagaggaaaaaggcATCTAATGTTAGTAAGAGGGGAAAAAAGGGTAGAAAAGGAATTGATAGTTCTTCAATGGATTATAATAGTGGTGCACTAGCAAGAGTAGGTTGGTTTAGGGTGATACTAGATGAAGctcaaacaataaaaaatcaccGAACTCAAGTGGCTAGAGCGTGCTGCAGCCTTCGAGCCAAAAGAAGATGGTGCTTATCTGGAACACCTATTCAAAATGCAATTGATGACTTGTACAGTTACTTCAGGTTCCTAAAGTATGATCCATATGCTGTATacaaatcattttataatacaataAAGGTGCCGATATCCAGAAATTCATTACATGGCTACAAGAAGCTTCAAGCAGTTTTGAGGGCTATAATGCTGCGCCGTACAAAAG GAACATTGCTTGATGGGGAGCCTATAATTAAGTTACCACCAAAAACGATACGCTTGTCTAAGGTGGACTTCTCAACTGAGGAGCGGGCCTTCTATACCAATCTAGAAGCAGATTCACGATCTCGATTCAAG GCATATGCTGCTGCTGGGACAGTGAATCAGAATTATGCAAATATTCTATTGATGCTTTTGCGCCTCCGTCAGGCTTGTGACCACCCATTCCTTGTCAAAGATTATAATTCTGACTCTGTTGGAAAAGTTTCTGTTGAAATGGCTAAGAGACTACCTAGGGATATGCTGATCAATTTATTGAATTGCTTGGAAACTTCCTTCGCCATCTGTCGTGTATGCAAT GATCCACCTGAGGACCCTGTTGTTACCATGTGTGGCCATGTTTTCTGCTATCAGTGTGTATCAGAATATTTGACGGGTGATGACAATATGTGTCCTGCACATGCATGTAAAGAACAACTTGGTTCTGATGTTGTTTTTTCCAAAGCTACTTTGAGTAGTTGTCTTTCTGCGGATGTTGATGGTAGTTCCATGAATTCTCAGTTCACAGAGAATTCAATGATTCTGCAGAATGAGTACAGTTCATCTAAAATCAGAGCTGTTCTTGAGATTCTGGAGACAAATTGTAAAATGCATACTTCCATGGAATGCAATGGAAGTTCTTTGTCTTCTGAAAAGGAATATGCAGAGAATTGCTCAGGTTTTAGCGCTACAAAGCACACAATAGTTTATTCAGAGACACCAGTTGAAGGGccaataaaaacaattattttctCCCAATGGACTAGCATGTTGGACTTGGTCGAGACGTCATTGAATGATTCTTGTATACAATACAGGAGGCTTGATGGCACAATGACTCTGAGTGCGAGGGACAGGGCTGTTAAAGATTTTAATGCCGATCCTGAG GTAATTGTCATGCTGATGTCTTTAAAAGCAGGAAACCTTGGGTTAAACATGGTTGCTGCATGCCATGTTATTCTTTTGGATCTTTGGTGGAATCCAACCACTGAAGACCAGGCGGTTGATCGAGCACATAGGATTGGGCAGACTCGTCCAGTTACTGTAACACGAATCACTATCAAGGACACAGTGGAAGACAGGATATTAGCACTccag gaagagaagagaaaaatggttGCATCTGCTTTTGGTGAAGACCAAGGTGGGGGAACTGCGACTCGCTTGACAGTGGAAGATCTTAAATATCTTTTTATGGTCTAA
- the LOC142607456 gene encoding helicase-like transcription factor CHR28 isoform X3: protein MPVMDYIDISSSDDDLESWETGGRGSADPRVLPQWASTRGPNSSSTSYSVQSQKVASPKRAYASNGSSSNVDTYLVPGSSDNNRVPNQHIAEVDGSEYSTVNGNASDSWTVNSRIANLSGADYEKISSQQALKRTLPPSLLPSALSARLNNFVENVGSSQVRDAYGNSYHSAGPSVSNSKGHLRDQFSRGKNEEVMMYENSGSRILPPSLMHGKAISSNQFASTSDPLYRSMVGEDRNAGNDERLIYQAALEDLNQPKVEATLPDGLLSVSLLRHQKIALAWMLQKETRSLHCLGGILADDQGLGKTVSMIALIQMQRSLQSKSKSDDLCHKTEALNLDEDDDNGSGGVDKAKEAVNLDDDDDNGVDKVKKSEESDDLKVSSSTRAFRRQRPAAGTLVVCPASVLRQWARELDEKVADEAKLSVLIYHGGNRTKDPVELAKYDVVLTTYAIVTNEVPKQPLVDDEDADEKNGELYGLSSEFSNNKKRKKASNVSKRGKKGRKGIDSSSMDYNSGALARVGWFRVILDEAQTIKNHRTQVARACCSLRAKRRWCLSGTPIQNAIDDLYSYFRFLKYDPYAVYKSFYNTIKVPISRNSLHGYKKLQAVLRAIMLRRTKGTLLDGEPIIKLPPKTIRLSKVDFSTEERAFYTNLEADSRSRFKAYAAAGTVNQNYANILLMLLRLRQACDHPFLVKDYNSDSVGKVSVEMAKRLPRDMLINLLNCLETSFAICRVCNDPPEDPVVTMCGHVFCYQCVSEYLTGDDNMCPAHACKEQLGSDVVFSKATLSSCLSADVDGSSMNSQFTENSMILQNEYSSSKIRAVLEILETNCKMHTSMECNGSSLSSEKEYAENCSGFSATKHTIVYSETPVEGPIKTIIFSQWTSMLDLVETSLNDSCIQYRRLDGTMTLSARDRAVKDFNADPEVIVMLMSLKAGNLGLNMVAACHVILLDLWWNPTTEDQAVDRAHRIGQTRPVTVTRITIKDTVEDRILALQHGDEMIILLSCVCI, encoded by the exons ATGCCCGTGATGGATTATATAGATATCAGTTCATCTGATGAtgatttggagagttgggaAACAGGCGGTAGGGGATCTGCCGATCCAAGGGTTCTTCCTCAATGGGCTTCTACACGTGGTCCAAATTCAAGCAGTACAA GTTACAGTGTACAGTCTCAAAAGGTTGCTTCTCCTAAAAGAGCATATGCTTCAAATGGAAGCTCTTCAAATGTTGATACTTATTTAGTACCTGGTTCTAGTGACAATAATAGGGTCCCAAATCAGCATATTGCTGAAGTGGATGGTTCTGAGTATTCTACAGTTAATGGGAATGCGAGTGATTCTTGGACCGTTAATTCCCGAATTGCTAACCTTTCTGGTGCTGATTATGAGAAAATTTCATCTCAACAGGCTCTGAAGAGGACCCTTCCACCATCTCTCCTGCCATCTGCACTCAGTGCTAGATTAAACAATTTTGTAGAGAATGTGGGCAGCAGTCAAGTTCGTGATGCTTACGGAAACTCTTACCATTCAGCAGGGCCTAGTGTATCCAACAGCAAGGGCCATCTTCGCGACCAGTTTAGCAGGGGCAAGAATGAAGAAGTTATGATGTATGAAAACAGTGGGAGTAGGATTCTACCTCCATCTCTCATGCATGGAAAAGCTATTTCCTCCAACCAGTTTGCTAGTACAAGCGATCCCTTATACCGTTCCATGGTAGGTGAAGACAGGAATGCTGGAAATGATGAGAGACTGATTTATCAAGCAGCATTGGAG GATCTGAATCAGCCTAAAGTTGAAGCTACTTTACCTGACGGTCTTTTGTCTGTTTCTCTTCTAAGACATCAG AAAATTGCATTGGCATGGATGCTTCAAAAGGAAACTAGAAGTTTGCATTGTTTAGGTGGAATATTAGCTGATGATCAG GGCCTTGGTAAGACTGTTTCAATGATTGCCCTTATACAAATGCAAAGGTCTTTGCagtcaaaatcaaaatcagatGATCTATGTCACAAAACTGAGGCACTGAATCTggatgaagatgatgataatGGCAGTGGTGGTGTGGACAAAGCCAAGGAAGCAGTGAATCTggacgatgatgatgataatggcGTGGATAAAGTCAAGAAGTCTGAAGAATCTGATGATCTAAAAGTGAGTAGTTCTACACGGGCATTTAGGAGGCAGAGGCCAGCAGCTGGTACATTAGTTGTGTGCCCAGCGAGTGTTCTTCGACAGTGGGCCAGGGAGCTGGATGAAAAAGTTGCAGATGAAGCTAAGCTTTCTGTCCTAATTTATCATGGAGGTAATAGGACGAAGGATCCTGTTGAACTGGCAAAATATGATGTGGTTCTCACTACATATGCTATTGTAACTAATGAAGTTCCAAAACAGCCTTTAGTTGATGATGAAGATGCTGATGAAAAAAATGGGGAATTGTATGGGTTATCCTCTGAATTTTCTAAcaataaaaagaggaaaaaggcATCTAATGTTAGTAAGAGGGGAAAAAAGGGTAGAAAAGGAATTGATAGTTCTTCAATGGATTATAATAGTGGTGCACTAGCAAGAGTAGGTTGGTTTAGGGTGATACTAGATGAAGctcaaacaataaaaaatcaccGAACTCAAGTGGCTAGAGCGTGCTGCAGCCTTCGAGCCAAAAGAAGATGGTGCTTATCTGGAACACCTATTCAAAATGCAATTGATGACTTGTACAGTTACTTCAGGTTCCTAAAGTATGATCCATATGCTGTATacaaatcattttataatacaataAAGGTGCCGATATCCAGAAATTCATTACATGGCTACAAGAAGCTTCAAGCAGTTTTGAGGGCTATAATGCTGCGCCGTACAAAAG GAACATTGCTTGATGGGGAGCCTATAATTAAGTTACCACCAAAAACGATACGCTTGTCTAAGGTGGACTTCTCAACTGAGGAGCGGGCCTTCTATACCAATCTAGAAGCAGATTCACGATCTCGATTCAAG GCATATGCTGCTGCTGGGACAGTGAATCAGAATTATGCAAATATTCTATTGATGCTTTTGCGCCTCCGTCAGGCTTGTGACCACCCATTCCTTGTCAAAGATTATAATTCTGACTCTGTTGGAAAAGTTTCTGTTGAAATGGCTAAGAGACTACCTAGGGATATGCTGATCAATTTATTGAATTGCTTGGAAACTTCCTTCGCCATCTGTCGTGTATGCAAT GATCCACCTGAGGACCCTGTTGTTACCATGTGTGGCCATGTTTTCTGCTATCAGTGTGTATCAGAATATTTGACGGGTGATGACAATATGTGTCCTGCACATGCATGTAAAGAACAACTTGGTTCTGATGTTGTTTTTTCCAAAGCTACTTTGAGTAGTTGTCTTTCTGCGGATGTTGATGGTAGTTCCATGAATTCTCAGTTCACAGAGAATTCAATGATTCTGCAGAATGAGTACAGTTCATCTAAAATCAGAGCTGTTCTTGAGATTCTGGAGACAAATTGTAAAATGCATACTTCCATGGAATGCAATGGAAGTTCTTTGTCTTCTGAAAAGGAATATGCAGAGAATTGCTCAGGTTTTAGCGCTACAAAGCACACAATAGTTTATTCAGAGACACCAGTTGAAGGGccaataaaaacaattattttctCCCAATGGACTAGCATGTTGGACTTGGTCGAGACGTCATTGAATGATTCTTGTATACAATACAGGAGGCTTGATGGCACAATGACTCTGAGTGCGAGGGACAGGGCTGTTAAAGATTTTAATGCCGATCCTGAG GTAATTGTCATGCTGATGTCTTTAAAAGCAGGAAACCTTGGGTTAAACATGGTTGCTGCATGCCATGTTATTCTTTTGGATCTTTGGTGGAATCCAACCACTGAAGACCAGGCGGTTGATCGAGCACATAGGATTGGGCAGACTCGTCCAGTTACTGTAACACGAATCACTATCAAGGACACAGTGGAAGACAGGATATTAGCACTccag CACGGAGATGAAATGATTATTCTCTTAAGTTGTGTTTGTATATGA